The following proteins are co-located in the Dromiciops gliroides isolate mDroGli1 chromosome 2, mDroGli1.pri, whole genome shotgun sequence genome:
- the IL25 gene encoding interleukin-25, whose translation MAIGTQALNLRFRRDCDHHHRCRCNKDGDPSEELLKWNSMPSVPFEVPRNLQLPNTKVPEPFQCRASPDGPLNSRAISPWSYELDRDENRLPQDLYHARCLCPHCVSLKTRDIDQRGNSELLWHNQTVFYRRPCHSRGAGRGSDCYYLERKVYPVSFACICVLPRMMA comes from the exons ATGGCCATAGGGACCCAGGCTCTCAACTTGAGGTTTCGGAGGGATTGTGATCATCACCACAGGTGCCGTTGTAACAAGGATGGGGATCCTTCTGAGGAGTTGTTGAAGTGGAACAGTATGCCCTCCGTACCCTTTGAAGTCCCCAGAAACTTGCAGCTCCCAAATACCAAGGTCCCTGAACCCTTCCAATGCCGGGCCAGCCCAGATGGACCCCTCAATTCCAGGGCCATCTCTCCCTGGAGTTATGA GTTGGACCGGGATGAAAACCGGCTTCCCCAGGACTTGTATCATGCCCGCTGCCTGTGCCCTCACTGCGTCAGCCTGAAGACCCGGGACATTGACCAACGTGGGAACTCCGAGCTACTCTGGCACAACCAGACTGTCTTTTATCGGCGCCCGTGTCACAGTCGTGGTGCGGGGCGGGGAAGTGACTGTTATTACCTGGAGCGAAAGGTCTACCCCGTCTCCTTCGCCTGCATCTGTGTTCTGCCTCGGATGATGGCCTAG